In Strigops habroptila isolate Jane chromosome 2, bStrHab1.2.pri, whole genome shotgun sequence, one genomic interval encodes:
- the LOC115604307 gene encoding granulocyte-macrophage colony-stimulating factor receptor subunit alpha-like isoform X2: protein MSSSEELNEITLPKHTKIHSQTTFTASVRFVRHYCNSHRETGFQGEGMNGTAIENFVCVIFNVSFMNCTWHVGRNASGDTQYFLYWKTSKKEDFTGCQNYLKDNYGRHTGCRFQNVTIENKRAYFLVNGSRNGQNIGSYTKMIILYKIEKLTPPLNVTVNCTEASHGCEIRWQPPCTSHVKRRACFKYEIVIENKADPEKNIRNTSKTESSITGNSYIFGSFSTEKRYSVKIRATDNGCLVSTNWGEWSTPVEFGTSRLKSTSSYMLFLISVLAAGLVLFLCTVRTYLKKASATIPQPRNPFHEHSPMDFQTEYTNQSIMHETEEIITIIEVT, encoded by the exons ATGAGCAGTTCAGAAGAACTGAATGAAATCACATTGCCaaagcacacaaaaatacaCTCCCAAACCACATTCACAGCTTCCGTCCGTTTTGTGCGCCATTACTGTAACAGCCACAGGGAAACGGGTTTTCAAGGAGAAG GCATGAATGGGACAGCAATTGAAAATTTTGTCTgtgtcatttttaatgtttccttcATGAATTGCACTTGGCATGTGGGCAGGAATGCTTCCGGAGATACCCAATATTTTCTGTACTGGAAGACCTCAAA GAAAGAAGACTTCACAGGATGCCAGAATTACCTCAAAGATAATTATGGAAGGCACACAGGATGTAGATTCCAAAATGTGACAATAGAAAATAAGAGAGCTTATTTCCTGGTAAATGGTTCTAGAAATGGACAAAACATTGGGTCATATACGAAGATGATTATTCTGTACAAAATCG AAAAACTCACCCCTCCATTAAATGTCACTGTGAACTGTACAGAAGCTTCTCATGGTTGTGAAATTCGGTGGCAACCACCTTGCACAAGTCATGTGAAAAGACGTGCTTGTTTCAAATATGAAATTGTCATagaaaacaag GCTGATCCtgagaaaaacatcagaaacaCATCTAAAACA GAAAGCAGCATCACAGGAAACTCCTACATATTTGGGAgcttcagcacagaaaaaaggTACAGCGTCAAGATCAGAGCAACTGACAATGGTTGTTTAGTGAGCACCAACTGGGGAGAGTGGAGTACACCTGTAGAGTTTG GAACAAGCCGACTTAAATCTACTTCATCATATATGTTATTTCTGATatcagtgctggcagcaggccTTGTACTTTTTCTCTGCACAGT AAGAACTTATTTGAAAAAAGCATCTGCTACAATACCACAGCCAAGAAACCCGTTCCATGAGCACTCTCCAATGGATTTCCag ACAGAATATACGAATCAATCAATAATGcatgaaactgaagaaataataacaattattGAAGTGACATAA
- the LOC115604307 gene encoding granulocyte-macrophage colony-stimulating factor receptor subunit alpha-like isoform X1, whose product MSSSEELNEITLPKHTKIHSQTTFTASVRFVRHYCNSHRETGFQGEGTLKEAWNALLAYLHSTWVNLGMNGTAIENFVCVIFNVSFMNCTWHVGRNASGDTQYFLYWKTSKKEDFTGCQNYLKDNYGRHTGCRFQNVTIENKRAYFLVNGSRNGQNIGSYTKMIILYKIEKLTPPLNVTVNCTEASHGCEIRWQPPCTSHVKRRACFKYEIVIENKADPEKNIRNTSKTESSITGNSYIFGSFSTEKRYSVKIRATDNGCLVSTNWGEWSTPVEFGTSRLKSTSSYMLFLISVLAAGLVLFLCTVRTYLKKASATIPQPRNPFHEHSPMDFQTEYTNQSIMHETEEIITIIEVT is encoded by the exons ATGAGCAGTTCAGAAGAACTGAATGAAATCACATTGCCaaagcacacaaaaatacaCTCCCAAACCACATTCACAGCTTCCGTCCGTTTTGTGCGCCATTACTGTAACAGCCACAGGGAAACGGGTTTTCAAGGAGAAG GCACTCTTAAGGAAGCATGGAATGCCCTGTTGGCATATCTACACAGCACTTGGGTAAACTTAG GCATGAATGGGACAGCAATTGAAAATTTTGTCTgtgtcatttttaatgtttccttcATGAATTGCACTTGGCATGTGGGCAGGAATGCTTCCGGAGATACCCAATATTTTCTGTACTGGAAGACCTCAAA GAAAGAAGACTTCACAGGATGCCAGAATTACCTCAAAGATAATTATGGAAGGCACACAGGATGTAGATTCCAAAATGTGACAATAGAAAATAAGAGAGCTTATTTCCTGGTAAATGGTTCTAGAAATGGACAAAACATTGGGTCATATACGAAGATGATTATTCTGTACAAAATCG AAAAACTCACCCCTCCATTAAATGTCACTGTGAACTGTACAGAAGCTTCTCATGGTTGTGAAATTCGGTGGCAACCACCTTGCACAAGTCATGTGAAAAGACGTGCTTGTTTCAAATATGAAATTGTCATagaaaacaag GCTGATCCtgagaaaaacatcagaaacaCATCTAAAACA GAAAGCAGCATCACAGGAAACTCCTACATATTTGGGAgcttcagcacagaaaaaaggTACAGCGTCAAGATCAGAGCAACTGACAATGGTTGTTTAGTGAGCACCAACTGGGGAGAGTGGAGTACACCTGTAGAGTTTG GAACAAGCCGACTTAAATCTACTTCATCATATATGTTATTTCTGATatcagtgctggcagcaggccTTGTACTTTTTCTCTGCACAGT AAGAACTTATTTGAAAAAAGCATCTGCTACAATACCACAGCCAAGAAACCCGTTCCATGAGCACTCTCCAATGGATTTCCag ACAGAATATACGAATCAATCAATAATGcatgaaactgaagaaataataacaattattGAAGTGACATAA